From Panulirus ornatus isolate Po-2019 chromosome 67, ASM3632096v1, whole genome shotgun sequence, a single genomic window includes:
- the LOC139747173 gene encoding uncharacterized protein isoform X4, translating to MDRRVSLSLHKKPSEASTNTESETETSESTVLKPARPDSPSAKSENDESSVSKPESPFNKSPTSSLTSKAGSPTIKTLSPCSKSGSPSSRILLPSNKTGSPGTKPVSPTSKTIPPTNKSVSPSSKSGSPPSKAASPCSKPSSPTCKTVSPSSKPVITGSKAESPCSNNESSGNKAESPFSKAGSPNKSTSPSNKVVCSKPSSPCSKAVSPCNKVGSPSSKAGSPSSKVGSPSSKAGSPPSKAGSPPSKIGSSPSKAGSPSSKSESSSKPGSPNSKAGSPSKPGSPSSKLGSPSTKVVTPEKIGSPSSKTRISPNKSGRLELSRKPSPKAVTPKSSPRERSSRRETTEKFLNENESDIESVLDQSRKETPKSSEKRERHTLKRRSESESEMPVKKIRSDSLNDNSGTTDHNLRSRDKSKEKIKDTVKRSSPVPQVDRPATPTSRAAALEAKKLRQKLQLKERSCRGQPCGHKRGQPPTGRAVRGEGILNTSVAYYLPYGALIQDPNPEEECLQAQVEIPRWGTRILTSLYVMEGTENLEDEVFLKRHARPEQDEKRRKRWDLQRMREQRHYERLRERYEGRQTASEPEVSGYRSLWPNPESALYLHVDDCLPVCAFGQPMARIHPQEFALPWLSGRSQDGVSTRRRKRP from the exons ATGGACAGGAGAGTGTCCCTTAGCTTACATAAAAAACCAAGCGAAGCTTCAACCAACACAGAGAGTGAAACAGAAACATCAGAATCAACTGTTCTCAAGCCTGCCAGGCCAGATTCCCCTAGTGCAAAATCTGAAAATGACGAATCCTCTGTTAGCAAACCAGAATCCCCATTTAACAAATCCCCAACATCGTCTCTTACAAGCAAAGCTGGGTCTCCTACAATTAAGACTTTATCCCCATGTAGTAAATCAGGTTCTCCATCCAGTAGAATTTTACTACCTAGTAATAAAACTGGTTCACCTGGCACCAAACCAGTGTCACCTACCAGTAAAACTATACCTCCCACAAATAAAAGTGTGTCCCCCAGCAGCAAAAGTGGATCTCCACCTAGTAAGGCTGCATCACCATGTAGTAAACCCAGTTCTCCAACATGTAAAACAGTATCACCAAGCTCCAAACCTGTGATTACAGGAAGCAAGGCTGAATCACCATGTAGCAACAATGAATCCAGTGGTAATAAAGCAGAGTCTCCTTTTAGTAAAGCTGGTTCTCCAAATAAATCTACATCTCCTTCTAATAAAGTTGTGTGTAGCAAACCTTCATCTCCATGTAGTAAAGCTGTGTCCCCTTGTAATAAAGTTGGATCCCCATCTAGTAAAGCTGGATCACCTTCCAGTAAAGTGGGTTCCCCATCTAGTAAAGCAGGATCCCCACCTAGTAAAGCAGGATCCCCACCAAGCAAAATTGGATCCTCGCCTAGTAAAGCAGGTTCCCCTTCAAGTAAATCTGAGTCCTCTAGTAAACCTGGCTCTCCAAATAGTAAAGCAGGTTCTCCTAGTAAACCTGGATCTCCCTCAAGTAAATTAGGGTCCCCTTCCACCAAAGTAGTCACCCCAGAGAAAATAGGTTCCCCTTCAAGTAAAACTCGGATCTCTCCTAATAAATCTGGAAGACTTGAGCTATCGAGGAAACCCTCTCCAAAGGCAGTAACACCAAAGTCTTCACCCAGAGAGAGGTCCTCAAGAAGAGAAACAACTGAGAAGTTTCTGAATGAAAATGAGAGTGATATTGAATCAGTATTAGATCAGTCAAGGAAGGAAACACCTAAGAGCAGTGAGAAAAGGGAGAGACATACCTTGAAACGCCGGTCAGAAAGTGAGAGTGAAATGCCAGTCAAAAAAATTAGATCTGATAGTTTAAATGATAACAGTGGAACAACAGATCACAATTTGAGGTCACGGGACAAATCAAAGGAGAAGATAAAAGACACAGTCAAACGAAGTTCTCCTGTACCCCAAGTTGATCGACCTGCCACCCCAACTTCTAGAGCAGCTGCTCTTGAAGCTAAAAAATTGCGTCAAAAGCTTCAGCTGAAAG AACGTTCATGCAGAGGACAACCATGTGGTCATAAACGAG gccagcctccaacagggagagcagtgagaggtGAAGGAATCCTGAATACCAGCGTGGCTTATTACCTTCCTTATGGAGCATTGATACAGGATCCTAATCCTGAGGAGGAGTGCTTACAAGCCCAGGTGGAG ATTCCACGATGGGGTACACGGATATTAACCAGTCTGTATGTGATGGAAGGGACCGAGAACCTGGAGGATGAAGTTTTTCTCAAGAGACATGCAAGACCTGAACAGGATGAAAAGAGGCGGAAAAG GTGGGATCTACAAAGAATGCGTGAACAGCGTCATTATGAACGCTTACGAGAGCGTTATGAAGGCCGACAAACTGCAAGTGAACCAGAAGTCTCTGGGTATCGTTCTTTGTGGCCAAATCCTGAGTCAGCTCTTTATTTACACGTGGATGATTGTCTCCCTGTATGTGCCTTTGGTCAACCCATGGCCAGGATACATCCTCA
- the LOC139747173 gene encoding uncharacterized protein isoform X3 has protein sequence MCTWILTNDMAPEGRYGVSITIRLRAKLERMDRRVSLSLHKKPSEASTNTESETETSESTVLKPARPDSPSAKSENDESSVSKPESPFNKSPTSSLTSKAGSPTIKTLSPCSKSGSPSSRILLPSNKTGSPGTKPVSPTSKTIPPTNKSVSPSSKSGSPPSKAASPCSKPSSPTCKTVSPSSKPVITGSKAESPCSNNESSGNKAESPFSKAGSPNKSTSPSNKVVCSKPSSPCSKAVSPCNKVGSPSSKAGSPSSKVGSPSSKAGSPPSKAGSPPSKIGSSPSKAGSPSSKSESSSKPGSPNSKAGSPSKPGSPSSKLGSPSTKVVTPEKIGSPSSKTRISPNKSGRLELSRKPSPKAVTPKSSPRERSSRRETTEKFLNENESDIESVLDQSRKETPKSSEKRERHTLKRRSESESEMPVKKIRSDSLNDNSGTTDHNLRSRDKSKEKIKDTVKRSSPVPQVDRPATPTSRAAALEAKKLRQKLQLKERSCRGQPCGHKRGQPPTGRAVRGEGILNTSVAYYLPYGALIQDPNPEEECLQAQVEIPRWGTRILTSLYVMEGTENLEDEVFLKRHARPEQDEKRRKRWDLQRMREQRHYERLRERYEGRQTASEPEVSGYRSLWPNPESALYLHVDDCLPVCAFGQPMARIHPQEFALPWLSGRSQDGVSTRRRKRP, from the exons ttGCGGGCTAAATTGGAGCGCATGGACAGGAGAGTGTCCCTTAGCTTACATAAAAAACCAAGCGAAGCTTCAACCAACACAGAGAGTGAAACAGAAACATCAGAATCAACTGTTCTCAAGCCTGCCAGGCCAGATTCCCCTAGTGCAAAATCTGAAAATGACGAATCCTCTGTTAGCAAACCAGAATCCCCATTTAACAAATCCCCAACATCGTCTCTTACAAGCAAAGCTGGGTCTCCTACAATTAAGACTTTATCCCCATGTAGTAAATCAGGTTCTCCATCCAGTAGAATTTTACTACCTAGTAATAAAACTGGTTCACCTGGCACCAAACCAGTGTCACCTACCAGTAAAACTATACCTCCCACAAATAAAAGTGTGTCCCCCAGCAGCAAAAGTGGATCTCCACCTAGTAAGGCTGCATCACCATGTAGTAAACCCAGTTCTCCAACATGTAAAACAGTATCACCAAGCTCCAAACCTGTGATTACAGGAAGCAAGGCTGAATCACCATGTAGCAACAATGAATCCAGTGGTAATAAAGCAGAGTCTCCTTTTAGTAAAGCTGGTTCTCCAAATAAATCTACATCTCCTTCTAATAAAGTTGTGTGTAGCAAACCTTCATCTCCATGTAGTAAAGCTGTGTCCCCTTGTAATAAAGTTGGATCCCCATCTAGTAAAGCTGGATCACCTTCCAGTAAAGTGGGTTCCCCATCTAGTAAAGCAGGATCCCCACCTAGTAAAGCAGGATCCCCACCAAGCAAAATTGGATCCTCGCCTAGTAAAGCAGGTTCCCCTTCAAGTAAATCTGAGTCCTCTAGTAAACCTGGCTCTCCAAATAGTAAAGCAGGTTCTCCTAGTAAACCTGGATCTCCCTCAAGTAAATTAGGGTCCCCTTCCACCAAAGTAGTCACCCCAGAGAAAATAGGTTCCCCTTCAAGTAAAACTCGGATCTCTCCTAATAAATCTGGAAGACTTGAGCTATCGAGGAAACCCTCTCCAAAGGCAGTAACACCAAAGTCTTCACCCAGAGAGAGGTCCTCAAGAAGAGAAACAACTGAGAAGTTTCTGAATGAAAATGAGAGTGATATTGAATCAGTATTAGATCAGTCAAGGAAGGAAACACCTAAGAGCAGTGAGAAAAGGGAGAGACATACCTTGAAACGCCGGTCAGAAAGTGAGAGTGAAATGCCAGTCAAAAAAATTAGATCTGATAGTTTAAATGATAACAGTGGAACAACAGATCACAATTTGAGGTCACGGGACAAATCAAAGGAGAAGATAAAAGACACAGTCAAACGAAGTTCTCCTGTACCCCAAGTTGATCGACCTGCCACCCCAACTTCTAGAGCAGCTGCTCTTGAAGCTAAAAAATTGCGTCAAAAGCTTCAGCTGAAAG AACGTTCATGCAGAGGACAACCATGTGGTCATAAACGAG gccagcctccaacagggagagcagtgagaggtGAAGGAATCCTGAATACCAGCGTGGCTTATTACCTTCCTTATGGAGCATTGATACAGGATCCTAATCCTGAGGAGGAGTGCTTACAAGCCCAGGTGGAG ATTCCACGATGGGGTACACGGATATTAACCAGTCTGTATGTGATGGAAGGGACCGAGAACCTGGAGGATGAAGTTTTTCTCAAGAGACATGCAAGACCTGAACAGGATGAAAAGAGGCGGAAAAG GTGGGATCTACAAAGAATGCGTGAACAGCGTCATTATGAACGCTTACGAGAGCGTTATGAAGGCCGACAAACTGCAAGTGAACCAGAAGTCTCTGGGTATCGTTCTTTGTGGCCAAATCCTGAGTCAGCTCTTTATTTACACGTGGATGATTGTCTCCCTGTATGTGCCTTTGGTCAACCCATGGCCAGGATACATCCTCA